One genomic window of Streptococcus mitis includes the following:
- the pyrF gene encoding orotidine-5'-phosphate decarboxylase translates to MREHRPVIALDFPSFEAVKEFLAHFPAEESLYLKVGMELYYAAGPEIVSYLKGLGHSVFLDLKLHDIPNTVKSAMKVLSQLGVDMTNVHAAGGVEMMKAAREGLGSQAKLIAVTQLTSTSESQMQDFQNIQTSLQESVIHYAKKTAEAGLDGVVCSAQEVQVIKQATNPDFICLTPGIRPAGAAVGDQKRVMTPADAYQIGSDYIVVGRPITQAEDPVAAYHVIKDEWTQDWN, encoded by the coding sequence ATGCGAGAACATCGTCCAGTCATTGCTCTTGATTTTCCTAGTTTTGAGGCGGTCAAGGAATTTTTAGCTCATTTCCCAGCAGAAGAAAGCCTTTATCTCAAGGTAGGGATGGAGCTTTATTACGCAGCGGGTCCTGAGATTGTGTCTTACTTGAAAGGTCTGGGTCACAGCGTCTTTCTTGATCTCAAACTTCATGACATTCCCAATACAGTCAAATCAGCCATGAAGGTCTTGTCTCAGCTTGGTGTCGATATGACCAATGTTCATGCGGCTGGTGGTGTAGAGATGATGAAGGCTGCGCGTGAAGGTCTTGGAAGCCAAGCCAAATTGATTGCCGTCACTCAGCTGACATCAACATCGGAATCCCAGATGCAGGATTTTCAAAATATCCAAACCAGTCTGCAAGAGTCTGTGATCCACTATGCCAAGAAGACAGCTGAAGCTGGCTTGGATGGTGTCGTTTGCTCGGCTCAGGAAGTACAAGTCATCAAGCAGGCCACCAATCCAGATTTTATCTGTCTGACACCGGGCATTCGTCCAGCAGGTGCTGCAGTTGGAGACCAAAAACGCGTGATGACGCCAGCGGATGCCTATCAAATCGGTAGTGACTATATCGTGGTGGGACGTCCCATTACCCAAGCTGAGGATCCTGTTGCAGCTTACCATGTCATCAAGGATGAATGGACACAGGACTGGAATTAA
- a CDS encoding cell division protein FtsQ/DivIB, giving the protein MSKDKKKEGKEILEEFKELSEWQKRNQEYLKKKAEEEAALAEEKEKERQARMASKSEKSDATEEQESESDPKDSKSAKDDTEEKVEESEDVKKEVSKEEQKSKKTEKEDKRDKKAEKKPVKEKPVKPKIPGVHIWRAISILFLSLILLVVSAYLLSPYATMKDIRVEGTVQTTADDIRQASGIQDSDYTINLLLDKTKYEEQIKSNYWVESAQLVYQFPTKFTIKVKEYDIVAYYVSGESHYPILSSGQLETSAVSLVSLPETYLSVLFNDSEQIKTFTSELAQISPELKSAIQKVELAPSKVTSDLIRLTMNDSDEVLVPLSEMSKKLPYYSKIKPQLSEPSVIDMEAGIYSYTVADKLIMEAEEKAKQEAKEAEKKQKEEEKKRLEEQQNKLEEEKKKLEEEGNQNQTTRRSSRR; this is encoded by the coding sequence ATGTCAAAAGATAAGAAAAAAGAGGGCAAAGAAATCCTCGAAGAATTTAAAGAGTTATCAGAATGGCAGAAACGAAACCAGGAATATCTAAAAAAGAAGGCTGAGGAAGAGGCGGCCCTAGCTGAGGAGAAGGAAAAGGAAAGACAAGCTCGAATGGCTTCAAAATCTGAAAAGTCAGATGCAACCGAGGAGCAAGAGAGTGAATCTGATCCAAAAGACTCAAAATCAGCTAAGGATGATACTGAAGAAAAAGTAGAAGAGTCAGAAGACGTCAAAAAAGAAGTATCTAAAGAAGAACAAAAGTCTAAAAAGACAGAGAAAGAGGATAAACGGGATAAAAAGGCAGAGAAAAAGCCTGTAAAGGAAAAACCGGTCAAACCGAAAATTCCAGGAGTTCATATCTGGCGGGCTATCTCGATTTTGTTTCTCAGTCTGATTTTATTGGTTGTCTCTGCTTATTTGCTTAGTCCTTATGCGACCATGAAGGATATTCGTGTTGAGGGAACAGTGCAAACTACAGCTGATGATATTCGACAGGCTTCAGGCATTCAGGATTCGGATTATACGATTAACCTTCTGCTAGATAAGACAAAATATGAAGAGCAGATCAAGTCTAACTATTGGGTTGAATCAGCTCAGCTTGTCTATCAATTTCCAACCAAGTTTACTATCAAGGTTAAGGAATATGATATTGTGGCCTACTATGTTTCTGGAGAAAGTCATTATCCAATCCTTTCAAGCGGTCAGCTTGAGACCAGTGCGGTAAGTTTGGTGAGTCTGCCAGAAACTTATTTATCAGTTCTCTTTAATGACAGCGAACAAATCAAGACCTTTACGTCAGAACTTGCTCAAATTAGTCCAGAACTCAAGTCTGCTATCCAAAAGGTAGAATTAGCCCCAAGCAAGGTGACTTCAGATTTAATTCGATTGACGATGAATGATTCGGACGAGGTCTTGGTTCCCCTTTCTGAAATGAGTAAGAAATTGCCTTATTATAGTAAGATTAAGCCACAATTGTCAGAACCGAGTGTGATTGACATGGAAGCTGGAATTTACAGCTACACAGTGGCGGATAAATTAATTATGGAGGCTGAGGAAAAAGCCAAACAAGAGGCTAAAGAAGCTGAGAAGAAACAGAAAGAGGAAGAGAAGAAAAGACTGGAAGAACAGCAGAATAAATTGGAAGAAGAGAAGAAAAAATTGGAGGAAGAGGGCAATCAAAACCAAACGACCCGACGTTCATCGCGCCGCTAG
- a CDS encoding cysteine hydrolase, which translates to MFNQKNVAFVITDPQVEFLKHPGKGFGATKDVLEKVNTIENLTKLFALAQERGYKRFISPHYFYPHDHKWQFKAAGETMMIENEMFWRDSQYSAIPEGSGADMIEEIKPFLDEDTIVVNGHKIFGPESNDLNLQLRKNGIDTVILAGMNANLCVDSHMRELIELGYNVIVVNDAVGAPGEEAYQAALTNYGYIANQVLTTEEVIAQL; encoded by the coding sequence ATGTTCAATCAGAAAAATGTCGCATTTGTTATCACAGACCCACAAGTTGAATTCCTAAAACATCCTGGTAAAGGATTCGGAGCAACTAAAGACGTTCTTGAAAAAGTTAATACTATTGAAAATCTGACAAAGCTTTTCGCTCTTGCTCAAGAGCGTGGCTACAAGCGTTTTATCTCACCGCACTACTTCTATCCACACGATCACAAGTGGCAATTTAAAGCTGCTGGTGAAACGATGATGATTGAAAACGAAATGTTTTGGCGTGATAGCCAGTATTCAGCAATTCCAGAAGGCTCTGGAGCAGATATGATTGAAGAGATTAAACCATTTTTGGATGAAGATACTATTGTTGTCAACGGACATAAAATCTTTGGCCCAGAAAGCAACGACCTTAACCTTCAACTCCGCAAAAATGGTATCGACACCGTCATCTTGGCTGGTATGAATGCTAATCTCTGCGTGGATTCACACATGCGTGAACTCATAGAATTAGGTTACAATGTCATTGTTGTTAACGATGCTGTCGGTGCTCCAGGTGAAGAAGCCTACCAAGCTGCACTAACAAACTACGGCTACATTGCCAACCAAGTTTTGACAACTGAGGAAGTTATCGCTCAACTTTAG
- a CDS encoding TetR/AcrR family transcriptional regulator, with translation MSVKERILQSAEELIYQKGYVATSISDIMEAADVGKGQLYYYFKSKKEIGLTVIQDILAKWRKELFEDIFEADKSDSDKFSDMIDWVCQFHESQTVFYGCPIGNLIVELSTEDENFRCPLNDFMTQWTEKLASLLQDLHADWSEERAQLQARQVISSIQGSIVILKVSQDIQVLENNMTDLKKNYC, from the coding sequence ATGAGCGTTAAAGAGCGTATTTTACAAAGTGCTGAGGAATTGATTTATCAGAAGGGTTATGTGGCCACCTCCATCAGTGACATCATGGAGGCAGCTGATGTTGGCAAGGGACAGCTTTATTATTATTTCAAATCTAAGAAGGAAATTGGTTTGACGGTCATTCAAGATATTTTAGCAAAGTGGCGAAAAGAGCTTTTTGAAGATATTTTTGAAGCAGACAAGTCTGACAGTGACAAGTTTTCGGATATGATTGACTGGGTTTGTCAATTTCATGAAAGTCAGACGGTCTTTTATGGTTGCCCAATTGGTAATCTGATTGTGGAATTGTCCACAGAAGATGAGAACTTCCGCTGTCCTCTCAATGATTTTATGACCCAATGGACAGAGAAGTTAGCCAGCCTCTTGCAAGACCTGCATGCTGACTGGTCAGAAGAGCGGGCGCAGTTGCAGGCCCGTCAAGTCATCTCCAGTATTCAAGGCAGCATTGTCATTCTCAAAGTCAGCCAAGACATCCAAGTTTTAGAAAATAATATGACGGATTTGAAAAAGAATTATTGTTAA
- the pyrE gene encoding orotate phosphoribosyltransferase — protein MTLAKDIASHLLKIQAVYLKPEEPFTWASGIKSPIYTDNRVTLAYPETRTLIENGFVDAIKEAFPEVEGIAGTATAGIPHGAIIADKMNLPFAYIRSKPKDHGAGNQIEGRVAQGQKMVVVEDLISTGGSVLEAVAAAKREGADVLGVVAIFSYQLPKADKNFSDAGVKLVTLSNYSELIHLAQEEGYITPEGLDLLKRFKEDQENWQDA, from the coding sequence ATGACACTTGCTAAAGATATCGCTAGCCACCTCTTGAAAATTCAAGCCGTTTACCTCAAACCAGAAGAGCCTTTCACTTGGGCATCTGGTATCAAGTCACCGATTTATACTGATAATCGTGTGACACTAGCCTATCCAGAAACTCGTACTCTCATTGAAAATGGTTTTGTAGATGCTATCAAAGAAGCCTTTCCTGAGGTTGAAGGGATTGCAGGAACTGCGACAGCTGGGATTCCACACGGAGCTATCATTGCTGATAAGATGAATCTGCCATTTGCCTACATCCGTAGCAAACCAAAAGACCACGGAGCCGGTAACCAAATCGAAGGCCGCGTAGCTCAGGGTCAAAAAATGGTAGTGGTTGAAGACCTTATTTCAACAGGTGGTTCTGTTCTTGAAGCAGTAGCAGCTGCTAAACGAGAAGGAGCAGATGTGCTTGGAGTTGTAGCGATTTTCAGTTACCAATTGCCAAAAGCAGATAAGAACTTCTCAGACGCAGGTGTCAAACTTGTGACGCTTTCTAACTACAGTGAACTCATCCACCTAGCCCAAGAAGAAGGCTATATCACACCAGAAGGTCTCGACCTTCTAAAACGCTTTAAAGAAGACCAAGAAAATTGGCAAGATGCTTAA
- a CDS encoding UDP-N-acetylglucosamine--N-acetylmuramyl-(pentapeptide) pyrophosphoryl-undecaprenol N-acetylglucosamine transferase, protein MKKIVFTGGGTVGHVTLNLLLMPKFIEDGWEVHYIGDKRGIEHQEILKSGLDVTFHSIATGKLRRYFSWQNMLDVFKVGWGIVQSLFIMLRLRPQALFSKGGFVSVPPVIAARVSGVPVFIHESDLSMGLANKIAYKFATKMYSTFEQASSLSKVEHVGAVTKVSDQKTPEPDELVDIQTHFNPQLPTILFVGGSAGARVFNQLVTDHKKELTERYNIINLTGDSSLNELSQNLFRVDYVTNLYQPLMELADIVVTRGGANTIFELLAMAKLHVIVPLGREASRGDQIENAAYFVKKGYAEELQESDLTLDSLEEKLSHLLSHKEEYKAKMKASKELKSLADFYQLLKKDLS, encoded by the coding sequence ATGAAAAAAATTGTCTTTACAGGTGGGGGGACGGTTGGACATGTTACCCTCAACCTTTTGTTGATGCCCAAGTTCATCGAAGATGGCTGGGAAGTCCACTATATCGGGGACAAGCGTGGTATCGAACACCAAGAAATCCTCAAGTCGGGTTTAGATGTCACCTTCCATTCCATTGCGACTGGCAAATTGCGTCGCTATTTCTCTTGGCAAAATATGCTGGACGTCTTCAAAGTTGGCTGGGGAATTGTCCAATCGCTCTTTATCATGTTACGACTTCGTCCACAGGCCCTTTTTTCAAAGGGAGGCTTTGTCTCTGTGCCACCTGTTATCGCTGCGCGTGTGTCAGGAGTGCCTGTCTTTATTCACGAATCTGACCTGTCTATGGGCTTGGCCAATAAAATCGCTTATAAATTTGCGACTAAGATGTATTCAACCTTTGAGCAAGCTTCAAGTTTGTCTAAGGTCGAGCATGTGGGAGCAGTGACAAAGGTTTCAGACCAAAAAACTCCAGAACCAGATGAATTGGTAGATATTCAAACCCACTTTAATCCCCAATTGCCAACTATATTGTTTGTCGGTGGTTCTGCGGGCGCTCGTGTCTTTAACCAATTGGTGACAGACCATAAGAAAGAACTGACAGAGCGCTACAATATTATTAATCTAACTGGAGATTCTAGCTTGAATGAGTTGAGTCAAAATCTCTTTCGTGTTGACTATGTGACCAATCTCTATCAACCCTTGATGGAATTGGCTGATATTGTTGTGACACGAGGTGGTGCCAATACGATTTTTGAGCTCTTAGCCATGGCAAAATTGCATGTTATTGTGCCACTTGGTCGTGAAGCTAGTCGTGGAGATCAGATTGAGAACGCAGCCTACTTTGTAAAAAAAGGCTATGCAGAAGAGCTTCAAGAAAGCGATTTGACCTTGGACAGTTTAGAAGAGAAGCTTTCTCACTTACTAAGTCATAAGGAAGAATACAAAGCTAAGATGAAGGCTTCTAAGGAATTGAAATCTCTAGCAGATTTTTATCAATTGTTGAAAAAAGATTTATCATAA